The Chionomys nivalis chromosome 6, mChiNiv1.1, whole genome shotgun sequence sequence ATATTGAaagtaaaagatattttaaaactggTGAAGATTATAGGGAGGACTTGGGCTCTAGAAGTTTCCATCTAATGTCACCAGGTTCCCTCTAGATACACAGGACCGTCCGTGTTGCATTCCACAGGAAGGCAGACCCCTCTGGGATGGTGTGACTCAGAGGGCTTAGTTTTCCCAGCAAGCCCTCTGGTTGGCATCTGGGATTTGTCCAAGATTTATACAGCAGCTTTTCCCCTTCATTTATTCCTCTTAGGCAATGGAGGGGACTTCAGAAGTTTTCATCTGACAAAGGCTTTTGGTGCTAAAATACCCCTTTTAATAAAGACCCCTAATGTCTAATGGGGGCCCTTGAGTTTATAGACTCCTCAGATAATAGCTGGGCTAACTAAACACTCACAAATACGGAGGAGTGTTCTCAAAGCAAACCTGTGAGACTaaaatgtacatgcatatgtctTAAAGCCAGGTGAGGTGTTGGCTCCACTCAGTGCTACACATTTGACtacattgtgtggttttggtatcgtTCCTGTTTTTAAGATGGTGTAGCTCAGGCAGCGTGTCTAAGGTTACCTGCTTGATAAGTGACATTCCTGACGTTCAAACCAAAGCAGACAGAAATATATGATAATGATATTCCTGGGCATAAATGGACCTAGCCAAGTTAAGTTTGGTATTTCCTGGGTATAAAATGGGCCTGGCAAAGCTAAGTTAAGCTTCATGGTCTCACACTTCTACAGATCCTTCCAACATTCTGGCTCGGATGTCCCAGTaaaattcatctctctctctctctctctctctctctctctctctctctctctgcatgtatatgtatgtatgtatgtatgtatgtatgtatgtttaatcttttaaaatttttccttccttccttccttccttccttccttccttccttccttccttccttccttcctttctcattatgcagccctggctgacctagaactctctgtgtagaagagattggcctcaaacccacagagattcatTTGCCTTTGACCacctaagtgctaagattaaataCATATGTTATCATAACCACCCTTGTATCTTTACCAtttgttctttattattatttttagatttatttattaatctttaagcatatgaatgtttttgcctgcatgtatcacCACATACAGGTCTATTGGACCTCCTGGAATGAGTTactgatggctgtgagtcaccatgtggtgctgggaattgaatccaggtcctctacaataacagccggtgctcttaaccactgagctatctccccagcacattctatcttgtttttgttgttttttattttttgtttttcaagacagagtttctctgtgttattgTGGGACAATAGtattgtaccctgtaaagatttgtcacttgtattagtttaataaaacactgattggccagtagccagtcaggaagtataggcagggggaccagactaggagaatgttgggaagaggaaaggctcagtctacagtcgtcactcagacatagaggaagcaagatgagaatgcctcacataaaaaaaaaaaaaaaaaaaaggtgcaaagccatgtggctaacacagacaagaactatgggttaatttaagatgtaagaaatagGGGTGGGGGAGCCGAGCGCTGAGACCAAGGGCTAAAGCTGGGAGATTGAAAAATGCAGACCACCAAGGCACTTCTCGTTACTCCAGTTCTGATCCGCTCCTGTACCAGGGGTCTAATCAGGCCTGTGACTGCCTCCCTCTTGAGTAGACCAGAGGCCCCATCTACACAACCTTCCTGCAGCAGCTCCCCTCTCCAGGTGGCCAGACGGGAATTCCAGACCAGTGTTGTTTCCCAGGACATTGACACAGCTGCCAAGTTTATTGGTGCTGGGGCTGCCACAGTTGGTGTGGCCGGATCCGGGGCTGGCATCGGAACAGTGTTTGGTAGCTTGGTTATTGGCTATGCCAGGAACCCGTCTCTCAAGCAACAGCTTTTCTCCTATGCCATTTTGGGCTTTGCCCTGTCTGAGGCCATGGGGCTCTTCTGTTTGATGGTcgccttcctcatcctcttctccaTGTGAGGCTCCATGGGGTCACCCAGCTGTCCCTGCTGCTTCGACTCCATGCCGGTCCTGGTGCTGGAGTGTGCTGAGCTTTACCATTAAACAACAatgtttctctaaaaaaaaaaaaaaaaaaagatgtaggaattaataagaagcctaagctaataggtcagccagtttataattaatgtagatctctgtgtgtttctttgggactgaatggctgtgggaccaggtgggacagaaacctctgtcaacattatgtagttctggctgttctggaactcactctgtagaccaggctgtccttgaactcagatatctgcctgcctctgcctcccctgtgcagggattaaaggcggtgccaccactacccaacttCTATCTTTATTCTCAAAAACACAGTTCTTCCCTGCTTCTGGCCACTGAGCTTATGATTGATTTAACTTTAGAGTCACATTTTCCGTGCTTTCAAGAATGGCTACATTATCTTTATAATAAAGTTTTCAGTTCCTCTGTCTGGGATTACGAACCCTTTTGAATAACTAGTTAATTCTAGCATACTTTCAAGTCTCTTCAATTTATATCTGAGACCAGTACCACTCATTTAGTCTCCTGTATGATAAAGGtcatttggtgtatgtgtgtgtgcacacgtgtgtatgtgtgtgtgtgtgtgtacatatgtgtaggccagaagacaacttcgGATGTCCTCAGGCACTGTTCACCTTGTTTCTTGAACCCTGTCTCTCACTGGGACTTGGAGATGTCTGGTTAAGGGTACTCTGGCTGGTTGGTGGCTTTCCAGCACTGGCCTTTTTCCATAACGCTAGGGACCAAACTTACGCCCTATGGCAAAGCCTACTGACTGATCCATCTATCTCCCAGCCCTTACATTGTCCTCTTCTCAACAGGCACTGTTAGGAAAATGCTTTAGAACTTAATTATGCTTATTTTCTCTAAAACCTCAGCTTATTTGGACCACACTCACTTTCCTGCCCACTCTGGCATGGGAGgcaatgactcagtgggtgaattTGACAGGgttactttcttttcctctttgaatAGTGTCATCTTTTAAAACCATTCCTTTGTTTACCTGATGGGTTTCTCACTTGGGGTTAGCATTCCCTAAGAGACAGGTGTGAGGCAGAACATCGCGTGAGCCAAGGAGTTTGGGACTAGCCTGAGCAACAAAGCTACATCGTGCCTCAAAATAGAAAGGCAATCAGATGGACGCCATTCTTTCCCAATATGAAGTATATGGATTGGGACAATTTAAGGCACTTGATGGTTTCTTGGTCACGTTTCCAGTTCATATCCTTAACTCAGATTTAGATTATAGAAATGTGTTAACACATGTgttaccacacatgcacacatatacgcacacacatgaattttaaagatagggtttcactaaGTTGTCCACGCTGATCTTAAACTCTCAATTCTCCTGtgtcagcttcctgagtgttgggatttcaggCCTAAGCTTTTAGATAATATATTACTGTTCCctattaggatatatatatatatatatatatatatatatatatatatgaaaatttacaATCACATttattgtgggtgtgtgtgcacaccatgcTATGTAAaaggagtcagttccctccttccattctgtAGGtcgtggggattgaactcagatctttgaGCTTGACATCAAGcacttttacttgctgagccaccttgctgatCCCAAAGCAGACTTCCTTTCCTTGGCGGAATatcctctttaaaaacaaacctcaATTTCCTAAATCATAGCTCCCAACCCATCAACAGAGTTCTTTATGGTGAGATGGCACACTCTGTCTCCCAGGAGGTGTGAAGCGTCAAGAGGTATTCACACTCTTGAgggtatgggcttttctttcttaaaaagttttgtcttgttttaattaCGTGTGACTGTATGTGCCTGTGAAggtgtgtacacatgagtgcaggtgcccacagaggccagaagagggcatcagctgggtgctgggaactcagcgCCAGTTCTCCGCAGGagattttaaacactgcttttaGTTACTGAACTATCTCTACAGCTCCGTTTtggctttgttcttgtttttttttaaagttatatggGTGATACGGGGTGATACAGAGGTGGTACTGGGTGATACAGAGGCTATGCCGGGTATTGCATGGTGAGTCTGACCAGTAATCCTGAGTGTTAACaagggaattttaaaattaatcttaagGATAACCTGAGGataaaagaagcatttttaaaaatagaggctCATGAATTTGTTTGCTTTGATTGAACTTAAAAAGTCTGGAGTAATTCTCACCCACACTTCTGTAAGTTGACCTAATTAAACTCATTAGATCACAGGAAAAGACACAAAGATGGAAGGGGACTggctgagaagaggaagggggtcTGCAGGAGAGGGAAGAGTTCTAGAGGGCAATGTGACTGTACGTTATATACACTTATGTAATACATTAGATACCTTTATGAAACTATAATGAAACactatataattaatatatgctaatagaaacaaaaatagctaTAATAGTTTAGATAAACAACCTTAAAATATCCAGTAT is a genomic window containing:
- the LOC130876441 gene encoding ATP synthase F(0) complex subunit C1, mitochondrial-like, whose protein sequence is MQTTKALLVTPVLIRSCTRGLIRPVTASLLSRPEAPSTQPSCSSSPLQVARREFQTSVVSQDIDTAAKFIGAGAATVGVAGSGAGIGTVFGSLVIGYARNPSLKQQLFSYAILGFALSEAMGLFCLMVAFLILFSM